In Candidatus Nanopelagicales bacterium, the following are encoded in one genomic region:
- a CDS encoding phosphatase PAP2 family protein, producing the protein MTQMRTTLVRGLRASWLVLTITSVIALVLLLVLAKAADDVTEDDTLTALDRPIASGIVGVRTGASTSAMEVISAITEPVLVLTLCLIAAAFIWRKAHDGFGALSLMTAVGLAAFASFVGKAAFARNRPPAAWAVSPEASSSFPSAHVAVIVAALTVLLWWGVPRVPTTWRIALVTGSVSLCGLVAGSRLYLGAHWLTDVFAGLVVGLLAAVVGIGAGETLRSAQRSGASSGSVTAR; encoded by the coding sequence GTGACGCAGATGAGGACCACGCTGGTGCGGGGGTTGCGAGCATCGTGGCTAGTCCTGACTATCACCAGTGTGATCGCGCTGGTCCTGTTGTTGGTACTGGCCAAGGCCGCCGACGACGTCACCGAGGACGACACGTTGACCGCCCTGGATCGTCCGATCGCCAGCGGCATCGTTGGAGTGAGAACCGGCGCGTCGACCTCGGCTATGGAGGTCATCAGCGCGATCACCGAACCGGTCTTAGTGCTGACTTTGTGCCTCATAGCGGCGGCATTCATCTGGCGCAAAGCCCACGACGGATTCGGTGCCTTGTCGTTGATGACCGCTGTCGGACTGGCGGCGTTCGCATCATTCGTGGGAAAGGCGGCATTCGCGCGCAATCGGCCGCCTGCGGCGTGGGCAGTGAGCCCAGAGGCAAGCTCATCGTTCCCATCGGCGCATGTGGCCGTCATCGTTGCCGCACTGACCGTCCTGCTTTGGTGGGGTGTCCCGCGAGTGCCCACCACATGGCGGATCGCACTGGTCACCGGCAGCGTGTCGCTCTGCGGTCTGGTGGCCGGCAGTCGGTTGTACTTGGGAGCTCACTGGCTGACGGACGTATTCGCTGGCCTGGTGGTCGGCCTGCTGGCAGCGGTCGTCGGGATTGGAGCAGGTGAGACTTTGCGCTCAGCGCAGCGATCTGGGGCGAGTTCAGGGAGCGTTACAGCAAGGTAG
- a CDS encoding HAMP domain-containing histidine kinase gives MRLGHLRNISLRRRVMAATGLAVLVVVVLLVLGATYLIDSALDRDANQTLRDRTDAALSIMSVTNGKLDVEEPPSNSPLDENTWIYANGQLVAGGRSSPAVRRQVVKLADVTDTVVVELPEANTLVRAAPYIADGNQYATVVSTLSLVPYQHTERIAMLALSGVGVFGVIGSVLLAAILVRVALRPVAEMTSQAGTWSDSAAHNRFDPGRTDDEIAGLAVTLNSLLDRLSAASLHEQRFTAEVAHELRTPLTTLLNEASIAHNHASNFEQAQQALDAVRGEALRMSGIIDTLMAMAEREAGPLVSSCDLSRELGESARSWRAQAERSGRYLDLRVAPVPLRVGVDAEYLNRVISPVIDNAVAHARSVVTIAVQRSSGMAAVTVTDDGDGVASDQVEAVFEPGYRIAEQSPRRGAGLGLPLARRLARGAGGDVFCEPGQPTTFVIRLPSIE, from the coding sequence ATGAGGCTGGGGCACCTCCGCAACATCAGCCTGCGACGCCGGGTCATGGCAGCAACCGGGCTCGCCGTGTTGGTGGTCGTTGTCCTGCTGGTTTTAGGGGCGACCTACCTCATCGATTCGGCGCTGGATCGCGATGCCAACCAGACCCTGCGTGACCGTACCGACGCAGCACTATCGATCATGAGTGTGACCAACGGCAAACTCGATGTCGAAGAACCGCCTTCGAACTCTCCGTTGGACGAGAACACTTGGATCTACGCGAATGGCCAGTTGGTTGCTGGCGGCAGGTCGAGTCCTGCGGTAAGGCGCCAAGTCGTAAAGCTCGCAGATGTCACGGACACCGTGGTGGTGGAGCTCCCGGAAGCCAACACGTTGGTGAGGGCAGCGCCCTACATTGCCGACGGAAACCAGTACGCGACGGTGGTCTCCACGTTGTCCTTGGTTCCTTACCAACACACGGAACGCATTGCCATGTTGGCGTTGTCTGGAGTCGGAGTGTTCGGTGTGATCGGATCCGTACTGCTCGCGGCGATTCTGGTACGCGTTGCACTGCGCCCGGTGGCTGAAATGACATCCCAGGCCGGCACCTGGAGTGACTCGGCAGCGCACAACCGATTCGATCCCGGCAGGACGGACGACGAGATCGCCGGTCTGGCAGTCACTCTCAATAGCCTGCTCGATCGACTGAGTGCTGCGAGTCTGCACGAGCAGCGCTTCACCGCGGAGGTCGCACACGAACTGCGCACACCATTGACGACGCTGCTCAATGAGGCATCGATCGCCCACAATCACGCGAGCAATTTTGAACAAGCGCAGCAAGCTTTGGATGCCGTTCGCGGCGAGGCATTGCGGATGAGCGGGATTATCGACACCTTGATGGCCATGGCCGAGCGGGAGGCAGGGCCGCTGGTGTCGTCGTGTGATCTCTCGCGCGAACTCGGGGAATCGGCGCGAAGTTGGCGGGCGCAAGCCGAGCGGTCAGGCCGTTACCTTGACCTGAGGGTTGCCCCGGTGCCCTTGCGAGTGGGAGTGGACGCTGAGTACCTCAATCGGGTGATTAGTCCGGTCATCGACAATGCCGTCGCCCACGCTCGGTCGGTGGTAACGATTGCCGTTCAGCGGTCCAGCGGTATGGCCGCAGTGACAGTGACCGACGACGGTGACGGGGTGGCGAGCGATCAGGTTGAAGCGGTCTTCGAGCCGGGATACCGCATTGCGGAGCAATCACCGCGCCGCGGAGCGGGACTTGGGCTGCCGCTCGCGCGGCGGCTGGCTCGGGGCGCCGGGGGAGACGTCTTCTGCGAGCCTGGTCAACCGACGACCTTCGTCATCCGGTTGCCATCGATCGAATAG
- a CDS encoding response regulator transcription factor, translating to MNPAVSAVRVAVVEDDRGLRESLRRGLAIEGFNVSAAATGGEFLDMLKRITVDVMVIDIGLPDSDGRDVALAARVGGCGAPVLFLTARSSVGDRLAGFSAGADDYVIKPFVFEELVARIRALARRASADTAEIRLGTAVLNPATMSLEHPDGSVTLTPIEFRLIATLACSEGVVRRADLMRAGWPGGSFASENTLDSYVARVRRKLANLPDVPPIRTVHRVGYQF from the coding sequence GTGAATCCCGCCGTCAGTGCCGTGCGCGTAGCCGTCGTCGAGGACGACCGGGGTCTTCGTGAGTCGTTGCGCCGCGGACTCGCGATTGAAGGCTTCAACGTTTCCGCCGCAGCCACCGGCGGGGAGTTTCTTGACATGCTGAAGCGAATCACGGTCGACGTGATGGTGATCGATATTGGGTTGCCGGACTCGGATGGCCGCGACGTCGCCCTGGCCGCGCGTGTGGGCGGTTGTGGTGCACCCGTGCTGTTCTTGACCGCCCGCAGTTCAGTTGGAGATCGGCTGGCAGGTTTTAGCGCGGGAGCGGACGACTACGTCATCAAACCTTTTGTGTTCGAGGAACTCGTTGCCCGGATCCGCGCGCTGGCTCGCCGAGCGAGCGCCGACACTGCTGAGATTCGACTCGGGACCGCCGTGCTCAATCCCGCAACGATGTCGCTGGAACACCCGGATGGCAGTGTCACGCTCACGCCGATCGAGTTTCGCCTGATCGCCACTTTGGCCTGCTCCGAGGGTGTTGTGCGTCGAGCTGACTTGATGCGTGCTGGCTGGCCTGGCGGATCATTTGCTTCCGAGAACACGCTGGACTCTTACGTAGCCAGAGTCCGTCGCAAGCTCGCAAATCTGCCAGACGTACCACCGATCAGGACCGTGCACCGGGTGGGGTACCAGTTCTGA
- a CDS encoding DMT family transporter — protein sequence MNATQILAVVLVLIAAAIEALSNVLQHKAANLSGKPDSSEAGAVLLTLKQPLFILGFALMVIGYAFHVASLGFGNLAVIQVIFVTQLVFILPFAMWISKTHIARSDWLGAIVVTVGIAVFVTFAKPSKGVEVASNAKWFTAIAVVGLLCALVIVIGYRMTGGVRAALLGVSGGLINGLVAPLTQGTITSAKGGLGALFGSWLIYVTLIAALLGVLFPLMAFRAGPITASFPAVMSLNPITATLLGMFLFNQVLQGGFFNILMMVISAIAIFIGIVWLSRSRAISDAFQEAEHGKVGGTTESATLL from the coding sequence ATGAACGCGACCCAAATCCTCGCTGTCGTACTTGTGCTCATCGCCGCCGCCATTGAGGCACTGAGCAACGTCCTGCAACACAAAGCAGCGAATCTGTCCGGCAAGCCAGATTCCAGCGAGGCGGGCGCCGTCCTCCTGACCCTCAAACAGCCGTTGTTCATCCTCGGGTTCGCACTCATGGTGATCGGTTACGCGTTCCACGTCGCATCACTGGGATTCGGCAACCTAGCCGTCATCCAAGTAATCTTCGTCACGCAACTGGTATTCATCCTTCCGTTTGCCATGTGGATCAGCAAGACGCACATCGCCCGCAGTGACTGGCTCGGAGCAATCGTCGTCACTGTCGGGATCGCGGTCTTCGTCACGTTTGCCAAGCCCAGCAAGGGAGTCGAGGTCGCCAGTAACGCCAAGTGGTTCACCGCCATCGCCGTGGTCGGTCTGCTGTGCGCGTTGGTGATCGTGATCGGCTACCGAATGACCGGTGGGGTCCGCGCGGCGTTGCTCGGTGTTTCCGGAGGTCTGATCAACGGGTTGGTGGCGCCGCTGACGCAGGGGACCATCACCTCGGCAAAGGGCGGCCTCGGGGCACTGTTCGGCAGTTGGCTGATCTATGTCACGCTGATTGCTGCACTGCTCGGGGTGCTATTCCCGCTGATGGCGTTTCGCGCCGGCCCGATCACGGCCTCATTCCCAGCTGTCATGTCGCTGAATCCGATCACCGCGACTCTGCTCGGGATGTTCCTGTTCAACCAAGTCCTGCAGGGCGGTTTCTTCAACATCCTCATGATGGTGATCAGCGCGATCGCGATCTTTATCGGCATCGTATGGCTGTCGCGCTCCAGGGCGATCTCCGACGCATTCCAGGAAGCCGAGCACGGGAAGGTCGGCGGTACGACCGAGAGCGCTACCTTGCTGTAA